The genome window CGTGTGCTCTATGTGAATATCCTGCCCTGGAGCCTCGGCCCTCCCTGCTTCCCAGGCACTTGCTCTTCAGCTCTGACTCTGAGCATCCCTCCTACGCAGGTGGCCAAGACGAAACAGCAGATCGAGGAGCAGCGGGTGCAGGTGCAGGTGGTGGAGCGGGCCCAGCAGGTGGCAGTGCAGGAGCAGGAGATCGCCCGCCGGGAGAAGGAGCTGGAGGCCCGCGTGCGCAAGCCGGCGGAAGCGGAGCGCTACAGGCTGGAGCGCCTGGCGGAGGCAGAGAAGTAAACACCCCTCCCTGCCCGCCTGGGGGCTCCTTCACCACCTGGGCGCCCCCAGACAAAAAGCTGAGGCCTTCTCTATCTGTCCTCCGTCTGCGGAGTCTTTCTCCCAGAGCGAGGGCTGTTCTTCAACTACCCCCTCCACTCCCCTTTGCCCAGGTCCCAGCTGATCATGCAGGCGGAGGCAGAAGCCGAGTCTGTGCGGGTGAGTTAGCCGACTGGTGGAGGGAGTGGGGTGATGCTGGTGCTGGGGTCTCATGTCCTTACCTACCGCCGTTGGTACCTCACGTGTTCTGTACCCTCCTCAGATGCGTGGGGAAGCCGAGGCCTTTGCCATAGAGGCCCGAGCCAGGGCCGAGGCTGAGCAGATGGCCAAGAAGGCAGAGGCATTCCAGCTGTACCAGGAGGCTGCTCAGCTGGACATGCTGCTGGAGAAGCTGCCCCAGGTCTGGGGCGGGGccggaggcagggggtgggggtcggggtggTGGAGGGCATATGAAGAGCAGAGAGGGACAGGAGAGAACCAGGCTAGGGGCCATGAATTAGGGGTGGGAGTTACAAACCAGTGACCAAAGCAAGGAGGGGTGATCCTCACAAAAGCGAAGAACACAGGTCTTAAAACCCAGGATAAGGAGTCTTAGGATGGGTGGTGAGACCCTGGTGCTGAGTGGACATCTTACCTACCAGGTGGCAGAGGAGATCAGTGGTCCTCTGACCTCAGCCAATAAGATCACACTGGTGTCCAGTGGAAGTGGGGCCATGGGGGCGGCCAAAGTGACCGGGGAAGTGCTGGACATCCTGAGCCGCCTGCCGGAGAGCGTCGAGAGACTCACAGGCGTCAGCATCTCCCAGGTGAGGGTTTCTAGGGTTTCTAGGTTTCTAGGGTGGGGCTGGGA of Cervus canadensis isolate Bull #8, Minnesota chromosome 28, ASM1932006v1, whole genome shotgun sequence contains these proteins:
- the FLOT1 gene encoding flotillin-1 isoform X2 codes for the protein MLAAACQMFLGKTEAEIAHIALETLEGHQRAIMAHMTVEEIYKDRQKFSEQVFKVASSDLVNMGISVVSYTLKDIHDDQDYLHSLGKARTAQVQKDARIGEAEAKRDAGIREAKAKQEKVSAQYLSEIEMAKAQRDYELKKAAYDIEVNTRRAQADLAYQLQVAKTKQQIEEQRVQVQVVERAQQVAVQEQEIARREKELEARVRKPAEAERYRLERLAEAEKSQLIMQAEAEAESVRMRGEAEAFAIEARARAEAEQMAKKAEAFQLYQEAAQLDMLLEKLPQVAEEISGPLTSANKITLVSSGSGAMGAAKVTGEVLDILSRLPESVERLTGVSISQVNHKPLRTA